The nucleotide window gttctgatttcgctcgaaatgaaggttgagattccgcttgaaacatgttcaagcggaatcagaaggtCTATAAATAGGACAGTCCGAGCGGAATCAAGTTAGTTAGTTCAGTTGtgatttccgacggcgaagctccgtcgaagtgtctccgtgTCTGTAATTGCTTTCTGATCAATACAAGAGACTATTAAAAGTGaattcaagctaaacaaagacagaatcaatgaattccgcctctgattctgtctaagaactcttctgatcgactcgttaggtcgtttcacgatcctacaagtggtatcagaactcaggaggaagagttcttaccgtttagctcgttttcgctggaaaattctgatttctacaccttcttttcacaaattttcaagttttcatggttaaaatgGACTAATTTTCACATATTACGTGTAAAATatagttttaacaaacccttgaaagtttgaaaGCAAAACTCGGTCTAAAACAGACAAAAATTGACCcaaaacctgattccgcttgaacgaagtGGTTTGTAATTCCGCTTGTAAAGTGTgtctgtttcaagcgaaatcaagtattccgcttgaaaagttttatttcgcttgaaaatttgaagcgaaatcagtttTTTTGCTTCAActggtaattccgcttgagaagtttcaagcgaaatcagctattCCGCTCGAAATCAAGTGGTTCCGCTTCAAAttcctattccgcttgaaacgttttgtgtgattccgcttcaaaacgTTATCCCGCTTGAAGTGTGATTGTGATTATTTGTGATTATTTGTTGATAttgtttgaaaaatgaaacattggaTGATCTAGTAAACTGATATAATGTTTTACTAGATTATCTAAAAGATCATGAGATTTTCTTATCAGATGCTGAAAAAATAACAAAGTTTGAAGATGCATTACCTATTGAATGgagtgaatgtttgaaaaatttaagaaaggattcaattttttcaaaattacatctaaAAGGATTCATTAGCAAACTTAAAACTCACGAGTTTGAAaatggaaagaaaaagaaagatttgatGAGGGAATTGGAAACACATCTAGTGGATATGAGTTTAGATGTGATTGATGAAATGAACAAAAGAATTGTTGAATGTGTTAGGGCAAATATGTTATGAAATACGATAacaagaggggttgttatattgatgagaatgcgaatcctcttgatttcgttaaaatattTTGTGCAGGATCATTCAAAACAAGAACAAAGGAagtttcaaagaaaaatgaatctgtGAAGATTGGATCTTCAAATTCTGAATCAGTGTGTTCAAAATGTGATAAACTTGAGGCTGACAAtggcaaactcttgaaggatgcggaaagttcgATATTGGAAGTAAAAAAGTTGAAGGATGAGAAGCaatctgatgataaacagattcttatgttgcAAGGAAATTGTGAGaagctgaaatctgaaaatgctAAACTGTTTAGTGATTTAAACAGTTTAACAttagaaaacaaggttttgaaggagagagaaaaagaatttgaaagcaaaaagaaatcttcagaagatgaagatttttggataaagttggagaacaaaaatttgaaagcaaatgaaatgaaatttcaagaacagataaaggtttttgaaaatgaaaaatctgttcttgaaaacatgaaaattgaaaatgaaaaaacaatcaagtctcattttgagagaatatctcagcttgaaaatgaagctgagaattcaagtgctaaaattgatgagtttgaaaagaaattgaaaggttttgtaaCTTCATCAGAATTTTTGAAgcatccttgtccaaaaccgattaattctgttccaataagtgacaatgtcacaaactatGATAAAGTCatagttgaagattgcgatgaaaaatctgatgatgaaaataaaaaaattgagaaaaagaaattatttttgaaattaaaagaaaaatttcagaaaactgttttacaatcgactgaaaagggagaatgctctaagcaaaaacctttgaagaagaaagtggaacaaaaacaaaaagagaaaaatttgaaaaatgttcaaaaagaaaataaaagttcatcagatcaatcatccaatcgcaataaaaaaccacaaaaaatgaaaaatcaaaactcaaaaatagttggtgatgagtggtgcaggtttgaccacagtgcttcaaagccaaatccagtttTCAGGAGGAGTGATGATTACCACAGagccaaacaatgctatgatctaagtatttggtgtgaaagtggtgaacggtacgataacagagtgtgttacacttgtggtgtgaaaggacacattgctgttaactgccaaagttggAGTTTTGAGACGAGGAGATGCTTTAACTGCAATATCTTAGgccatattgccagagattgcccgatgagatcaaagggaagatcgagggctgaatctcagaaaatggtAAAGAAACTAGTCAGTGTTAAGCCCAAAGAACAAAAAGTTCAAGAacaaaaagttcaagaaaagaaagttaagctttcacaagggcagaaagacagactgaggacgaagaggaagaaggcgagagaatacctcgaaaggattttgtcctcgggtacatCAGGAAAACCAAACagcagttctgataaatcgtcttgctccACAAAGAATGATAAGTCTAGCAAAacagattcatcagatacaaatctgaggacagaagagcAAGGAattctgaagaaagagaaagttgttaatcagaagattaacaaaacaaagaaagtgaagttttcacttcctggcgatgaatttgtttcctCGGAAACAAAAGAGCCAGTTGTTGGCAATGATCttgactcgtcaaagtcaaaggagccatGTTCAGGCAATGAATATGGTgtggtaaaaccagaagagccatgtgttgaggtaaaaattaagaattcaggtttaacaatggatgatgcaatttttccaccattgttgaacaagaattcaaaatcacccaaggaccgtcaggcttgggtgaatctgtttaaatgaaaaacctgacttgccggaactcccaggttggtaattggggagtaggaatcggcatctttcttgagaaattcatagTTTgttaactgtgatatttcgacttacaagtggttaatcaaggacattaagttgtacttgatttaactatcttacAAATGGTATGATTATTGGAAAATGGTTTTTGTGATAAACatgaagaggtagagaaattgctccgggcaggtatgattagagaggtcaagtatccaagatggttgaccaatgtggttgttgttcaaaagaaaaatcctacaagtggttgaaaacagtgtgatgaattaaaccccatgtttgtgaaatCGCAGACAAGactaattttccagaaaaaccattttgattaaaacaaacttaagtgttttgaaatcataatgggaaaatagtttgttgtcaggtgGAGTTCTGACTatttaagccaagtggatggcgaattgaggcaattctcatcagtttgtcattttgtttgtatagtttactgctttatttttcaaattttcccagaaaatcaaaatttgaaatacaattttgattttagggggagaaaaattttaaaaaattagaaaatttgaaaaattcaaaacattgaaaaaatcaaaaatgagttttgttgagacaagaggaaatgatagtaaatcattggactatcacaacacgctaaagaaatggaaagttaaaatgtgataaacggtctcactaaagatgtgacgataggctcaggtagactagtagatttgcgataacgacacaaacttaaatgaaaaagcctagttctagtgggaaacatgattgaaagcatagtacttagttttgtccttcttgactgtgtgcctgctcagtaatcgctgaatgctaaaaaagcataaaaaccggtcagtttgtgaactttcacaacttgctgaaaaagccactgtgattgtgcatttcattttgcaaagatttaaacttgtttgatttctttattttgtttaagcattggacatcctctgcgtatacgtgagtatcgacttGGATGTTaatgcctaaacgttctgctttattttctttggtgtttcgtttaagctttggatcgcctctgcgtatacgggagtatcgacctggtggttaaagcctaaacaatttcaacttgttttattttcttattttgtttaaacattggactttctctgcgtatacggaagtatcgacctgattgttaatgtttaaacattctgcgttgtttttgcacaaatcacagttgatcaaagtttaaaggcattacttgagtcagtgtattgcatgatgaggggatatgctgagattgtggggtccataagaatgtagtgcataattaatataccttaaacgtatcggtaagcatttcgaaagtttttagattgagtttaagtggataacaatatcgtcaatctatgtgaattgtttagaacttaaaacgattaaaagcttaatggtgcttgtgatatgtctaaaaaactgatatgatcctctttcgcaaactcacaaaaataatgtttgtacatatttcatttctacatTTAAATTCTGTTCTTGCATTTTAGTTTACATtttgtaaaattcaaaaagattttcgacaactgatggtgaagagctgattttcaaaatttaaaggCTAAACATGACGAGCTGATGGTTTGGAtaattgatttgaaatgttttagatgattcattaagttgaatcagagtttaaaatgtttcaaatttttgataagcCCTTAAATGAGAAAATTTGTTTATGAGTGTTTGAGACGTGTGTAGGTGATAgaaaggtttctgatcctgttgctacggaaagccaggagatgcatcagaacctgagaagagcttAATCAGAAAAAAAGCCAGGATGTAATTTCaaaggtgataacaaattccagacagcgatcccagcttgGTGAAAGGGGGAGTTTGACGAGAGTTAGAGCCAtagaaagatccgggtacatgattccaggaaaaattcctgaagaagaccgatcaagattgaagagttgtcatgttgaagactctcactgaagattctgtcaacattcaagggggagtctgttggtgcagttgtctgtcgacttcatcttcgttcgagtcttagattagatctGATAAATCAGTGCACGAAAATCAAGATAGTGGAAATTAggagtgattccgctcgaaatgacatagtgtactttcaagcgaaatctcaaatgccctgattccgcttgaaatagtttgttctgatttcgctcgaaatgaaggttgagattccgcttgaaacatgttcaagcggaatcagaaggtCTATAAATAGGACAGTCCGAGCGGAATCAAGTTAGTTAGTTCAGTTGtgatttccgacggcgaagctccgtcgaagtgtctccgtgTCTGTAATTGCTTTCTGATCAATACAAGAGACTATTAAAAGTGaattcaagctaaacaaagacagaatcaatgaattccgcctctgattatgtctaagcactcttctgatcgactcgttaggtcgttttaCGATCCTACATATGGAAAGAATAAGCAAGATTTGAGCTTAGTGCTCAAATCTTGAAACGAGTCAAATAATTATATGCTCGTTCGGGTAACAAATGCGTAATTCATAAAAGCTAAGAATCCGGGTTAAGGATTTTGGATTAATTATGTAGGTAAATATTTTACGGTcatttagaaacaagtttgaagTGAATCAGATGAATATCGGAGAAGTTATGGAGTTTTACGTAAAAAGGACAAAACAGGAAAAAGCTGCAGCAACGTTGTGCTgtaactaggggtgcaaacgagccgagcctgagctcgaccaggctcgagctcgattaacttatgagagctcagGCTCGAGCTGGCTCGATTCTAGCTTTGTTTTCAatgctcgagctcggctcgtttgtattttctcaagctcgagctcggctcgggctcgactcgtttatgatctattaattagtatattaaataaaaataatataaataatagaatttttaggctcgcgagctcgatgagggaagctcgggctcgggctcgtttactaaataaacttatttttaggttcgaggtcggcttgtaaacaagtttaaataagctcggctcgtttacactaaggctcgataaggctcgacgagcctaacgagcttcacatgcgaggctTGAGCTCGGgatcgataaacaaacgagctttgttttaggctcaagctcggctcgggctcgataagacTCGACTCTTTTTGAgttttttctcgagccgatctcgagtagctcgtgagctgctcggctcgtttgcacccctagacGTTAGGGGTGAGTAATAACTGAACCGTTAACCGTAACCGAACTGGAAatcgacaaaaccgaaccgaaattaaccaaaaccgaattaaccaaaaatTCGGTTATTGGATATTTTTGTACCACtggttaaccgaaattaaccgaaccaaATCATTTAAATCTTCATATATTTCTTGCTTTTAAACCTCCATTTCttgttttatactttcatttcatgtctTTATACTTCCATTCTATTATTTATACATAAAATTCATGTATTTATatatccatttcatgtatttttaCTAGTGTGCAGAAATCGGATTAGGCGgtcgattaatcggcgcctaggcgccgATCGGAGGTCCACCGCCCAGATTATCCCAAATCGGTCAACTTAGGCGGTAAAAGTCAAAATCAGTAAAAAATCGTCTGAAATTAAACTAGTCGATCAAAAAACAGGTCAAAATTAGATCATAATGGGTCAAAATCGAACCGAATCTATCGAGTGGAATGAGTTCTTACCTCGATTCGAACCAAAATCAGACCTGCATCCGTATCCATTGTTCAAAATAGAACCACATTGAAGAACTAATTGTTTAGATGGAGCGAATTTGGGGATTAGggtttgtgttttgtgtttgtATCTGATGAACGATGAAGAACGACATATGATGAATGTGGGCAAGGGATTAGGTTTtattatgtttgggttttttaacatttaacacccctctatctttcactaATTTACATATCTTTCCCAaactttatttatatataaaatatataaaattaactctatatttatataaatttgtaaaattatatataaaaagtccaatccgattaattcctattaatcccgattaatccgtAGGCGGTACCTCACCACCCGATTAGCGCCTAGCGATCTCTACAACATTGATTTTTACCCCCATTACATATATTTCTAAACAAAAAAATTAGCCAATGTTTGGTTATTAACTGAAATTAACCGAATAAATCGAGCTGAAAACCGACGAATTAACCGAATAAACTAAACCATTTAACTGATGACTTCAGTTATCGTTACAAATAATGCTAATAACTGAACGGAACCAAATCAAACTGTACACACCCCTAATTTTGATTATTATGAATTCTCAAACCACTTTCGCAAAACAAACACTTAACCAAACTTATTATCCAACTTAGTAATTAACTATGAGTAGAGGGACTACTTTGCAATCAATAACAACCCTAAAAATCTCCTAAACCCTTGTCTTCCTTTGTGTATATACATACATCAGTCGTTTCTTTCACTCCTCAACGCTACCTTCCTCTGCCGCTTCCGATCAACCACCACCCCTCAAAGGTTCAATCTTTATTCATATTCTTCAATCTTTTTCAAACTTTTATCTTCATAAGTTGATAAAAATCGAATCTTTATGTGTTACAGTTCATATCGATTCATGCAACAATGGCTTCATCTTTAGATATCACAGCAGCAGACCTCTTACAAGTATGTCTGTTATATTCTTCTGTTAATTCTTCTGAACTATATAAAGCTTATTATTTATacttatttaatattatttatacttatttaatttatataaattttttAAACAATTTCAGGGATCAAAAAATTATAACTTTTTCTTGCCTAAACCCTTACCAAAAAGTAGAAATTCCCATTTGCTTTTTGGTTCATCTCATTGTAGAAAAAGCCCTAGTGTGAGAATATGCAGTAAAGGTGTTCGACGAAATGCCTCTGAGAAAGTCAAAGCTGTAGTTTCAGTAGATACACAAGGGTTAGGGAGTGTTGAGGATTTGGTCACTGAAAAAGTGATTCATTTCTTCAGAACTCCATTGATTCAAGAAAGTGCGAGTTTCGAGTTACTCAAGTCGGTTCAGACCAAGATTTCTGATCAAATTGTGGGGTTGAAAACCGAACAGTGTTTTAATATCGGGCTTGACGAAAGCTTGTCGAGTGAGAAGCTTTCGGTCCTCAAATGGCTGTTACAAGAGACGTACGAGCCGGAGAATTTAGGGGACGGAAGTTTTATAGGTAAAGAGACGAAAGAAGGGTTTAACACAGTGGTTGTTGAAGTCGGGCCGAGGTTATCGTTCACCACAGCATGGTCTGCAAACGCGGTGTCGATATGTCAAGCGTGTGGGCTAACGGAAGTCAACAGATTAGAACGGTCAAGGCGGTATCTGTTATACGTTAAGGCTGACGGTGAACCGCTTCAAGAAAGTCAAATTCTTGACTTTGCTGCAATGGTGCACGATAGAATGACCGAATGTGTTTATCCCGATAAGCTTACGTCTTTCAAAACGAGTATAGTTCCCGAAGAGGTGTATTACGTACCTGTTATGGAAAAGGGGAGACAAGCGTTAGAGGAAATTAACCAGCAAATGGGTTTAGCGTTCGACGAACAAGACCTACAATACTACACTAAGTTGTTCAAAGACGATATTAAGCGAGACCCGACGAACGTTGAGCTTTTCGATATCGCACAATCGAACAGCGAACATAGCCGGCACTGGTTTTTTACCGGGAAGATTATCGTAGACGGTGAACCTATGGATAAAACGCTAATGCAGATTGTAAAGAGTACGTTAAAGGCTAACCCTAACAATTCGGTGATCGGGTTTAAAGACAACTCGAGTGCGATCAAAGGGTTTCCGGTGAATCCGTTACGACCTACGCATCCTGGTTCTACGTCTTCATTAACCCCGGTTGGGCGTGATCTTGATATCCTGTTTACTGCGGAGACCCATAATTTCCCGTGTGCGGTTGCACCGTACCCCGGTGCGGAAACTGGTGCCGGAGGGCGAATCAGGGATACACACGCAACGGGTCGAGGATCTTTTGTTGTGGCGTCAACCGCTGGGTATTGTGTCGGGAATCTTAACATTGAGGGGTCATACGCTCCATGGGAAGACGCGTCTTTTGAATACCCGTCGCATTTAGCTTCACCGTTACAAATTCTCGTTGACGCAAGCAACGGTGCGTCAGATTACGGTAACAAATTCGGTGAACCGTTGATTCAAGGGTACACACGAACATTCGGAATGCGGCTTCCAAGCGGGGAACGGCGGGAATGGTTGAAACCGATCATGTTCAGTGCGGGTATCGGGCAAATCGATCACACCCATATCACAAAAGGCGAGCCTGAAATCGGGATGCTGGTTGTTAAAATCGGGGGGCCCGCGTATAGAATCGGAATGGGAGGTGGTGCTGCGTCGAGTATGGTTAGCGGTCAGAATGACGCTGAGCTGGATTTTAACGCTGTCCAGCGTGGCGATGCTGAGATGGCACAAAAGTTGTATCGGGTTGTTCGTGCGTGTATCGAAATGGGTGAGAATAACCCAATTATCAGCATACACGATCAGGGTGCAGGCGGTAATTGTAATGTcgttaaagagatcatttatcCCGAAGGTGCGACAATCGATATTCGAGCTATTGTTGTCGGTGATCATACGATGTCGGTTTTGGAGATTTGGGGTGCGGAATATCAAGAACAAGATGCGATATTGGTCAAACCCGAAAGCCGTAGTCTGTTAGAGTCTGTTTGTAAAAGGGAACGGGTTTCGGTGGCGGTTATTGGGGTTATTAACGGTGAAGGTCATGTACGGTTAGTCGACAGTTACGCACCTGAAAAACCACCAGCTGTCGATCTCGAACTCGAAAAAGTTCTCGGAGACATGCCGCAAAAAACATTCGAATTCCATCGTGTAAACGATAAAGTCGAATCACTCGACATCGCTCCCGGGATCACGTTAATGGATTCGCTTAAACGCGTGTTACGATTACCATCCGTCTGTTCTAAACGGTTTTTAACAACCAAAGTCGATCGCTGCGTAACGGGCCTGGTCGCCCAGCAACAAACCGTCGGTCCGTTACAGATCACTCTCGCTGACGTGGCGGTTATCGGCCAAACATTTACCGATTACACAGGCGGCGCGTGTGCGATCGGGGAGCAACCGATTAAGGGTTTACTCGATCCAAAAGCGATGGCCCGTTTGGCGGTTGGTGAAGCGTTAACGAATCTTGTTTGGGCTAAAATCACCAATTTAAGTGATGTTAAAGCGAGCGGGAACTGGATGTATGCTGCTAAACTTGACGGTGAAGGTGCGGCGATGTATGACGCGGCTATTGCGCTATCGGAAGCTATGATTGAACTTGGAATTGCGATTGATGGTGGTAAAGATAGTTTATCGATGGCGGCTCGTGTTTCCGGTGAAGTGGTTAAAGCTCCCGGTAATCTTGTAATCAGTGCT belongs to Helianthus annuus cultivar XRQ/B chromosome 5, HanXRQr2.0-SUNRISE, whole genome shotgun sequence and includes:
- the LOC110942221 gene encoding probable phosphoribosylformylglycinamidine synthase, chloroplastic/mitochondrial; translated protein: MASSLDITAADLLQGSKNYNFFLPKPLPKSRNSHLLFGSSHCRKSPSVRICSKGVRRNASEKVKAVVSVDTQGLGSVEDLVTEKVIHFFRTPLIQESASFELLKSVQTKISDQIVGLKTEQCFNIGLDESLSSEKLSVLKWLLQETYEPENLGDGSFIGKETKEGFNTVVVEVGPRLSFTTAWSANAVSICQACGLTEVNRLERSRRYLLYVKADGEPLQESQILDFAAMVHDRMTECVYPDKLTSFKTSIVPEEVYYVPVMEKGRQALEEINQQMGLAFDEQDLQYYTKLFKDDIKRDPTNVELFDIAQSNSEHSRHWFFTGKIIVDGEPMDKTLMQIVKSTLKANPNNSVIGFKDNSSAIKGFPVNPLRPTHPGSTSSLTPVGRDLDILFTAETHNFPCAVAPYPGAETGAGGRIRDTHATGRGSFVVASTAGYCVGNLNIEGSYAPWEDASFEYPSHLASPLQILVDASNGASDYGNKFGEPLIQGYTRTFGMRLPSGERREWLKPIMFSAGIGQIDHTHITKGEPEIGMLVVKIGGPAYRIGMGGGAASSMVSGQNDAELDFNAVQRGDAEMAQKLYRVVRACIEMGENNPIISIHDQGAGGNCNVVKEIIYPEGATIDIRAIVVGDHTMSVLEIWGAEYQEQDAILVKPESRSLLESVCKRERVSVAVIGVINGEGHVRLVDSYAPEKPPAVDLELEKVLGDMPQKTFEFHRVNDKVESLDIAPGITLMDSLKRVLRLPSVCSKRFLTTKVDRCVTGLVAQQQTVGPLQITLADVAVIGQTFTDYTGGACAIGEQPIKGLLDPKAMARLAVGEALTNLVWAKITNLSDVKASGNWMYAAKLDGEGAAMYDAAIALSEAMIELGIAIDGGKDSLSMAARVSGEVVKAPGNLVISAYVTCDDITKTVTPDLKLKDDGVLLHVDLAKGKRRLGGSALAQVFDQIGDECPDVDDVPYLKTVFEAVQDLLTAELISAGHDISDGGLIVAVLEMAFAGNCGVQVNLNSNGKSIFETLFSEELGLVLEVNKVNVNEVTAILENRGVSSEVVGQVTAEPMISLEIDGVKHLDEKTVDLRDIWEETGFHIETKHKLAACVTAEKEGLKNRHEPAWKLTFTPKFTDENYMNIGTKPKVAIIREEGSNGDREMSAAFFASGFEPWDVTVSDLLNGSVSLSGFRGVVFVGGFSYADVLDSAKGWAASIRFNPSLLNQFQEFYNRPDTFSLGVCNGCQLMALLGWIPGPNVGGTLGSGGDPAQPRFVHNESGGFECRFTNVTIKESPAIMFKGMEGSTLGVWAAHGEGKAYFPDQMIFDKVLSSDLAPVRYCDDDGKPTETYPFNFNGSPLGVAAICSPDGRHLAMMPHPERCFLMWQFPWYPKDWDVEKKGPSPWLKMFQNAREWCS